A portion of the Plodia interpunctella isolate USDA-ARS_2022_Savannah chromosome 4, ilPloInte3.2, whole genome shotgun sequence genome contains these proteins:
- the LOC128669241 gene encoding transcriptional adapter 1-like, with the protein MSSDTLNIARRKLNDALGEKSLRYFNHMKQWFRMKLTKEEFDAEARNMLTVDQVHYHNEFLLALLNKVEGLAETSISIAQEKAVSHNRKKPKKSHRQSEKSTFEPADLLEYLPPNSPPGAGSDGVKYAAQEVFLPDHALVVGRFMLAAWELGLEGADDEAADIIVVAVQNFLKNVISTVISQRKGYKMRGNHFMYDVGGDVPNMWLRNTSKLYDPQLEGRVNLDDSFDALGPRCPPTIDEVEHSAAFEIACSVPNPEPNDDKLTIDEFYTTLLTHKNAIACHSVYAVNMERLALMLNHPSY; encoded by the exons ATGTCCTCGGATACACTTAACATAGCCCGAAGAAAACTGAACGATGCTTTGGGGGAGAAATCGCTTAGATATTTTAACCACATGAAGCAGTGGTTTCGAATGAAACTAACAAAGGAAGAATTTGACGCTGAAGCACGGAATATGCTGACTGTAGACCAAGTTCATTACCACAATGAGTTCTTACTGGCGTTGTTAAATAAAGTTGAAGGGCTGGCTGAAACGTCTATATCCATAGCTCAAGAGAAAGCAGTTTCACACAACAGAAAGAAACCTAAAAAGAGCCATAGACAATCTGAAAAATCCACTTTTGAACCAGCAGACCTTCTTGAGTACTTGCCACCTAATTCACCACCTGGAGCTGGCAGTGATGGAGTTAAATATGCAGCAcag gaGGTGTTTCTACCAGATCATGCACTGGTAGTTGGTAGATTCATGTTAGCAGCCTGGGAACTTGGCCTAGAAGGAGCTGATGATGAAGCCGCAGACATCATAGTGGTAGCTGTCCAGAATTTCCTGAAGAATGTTATAAGCACCGTAATATCCCAACGCAAAGGTTACAAGATGCGTGGCAATCACTTCATGTATGATGTTGGAGGTGACGTCCCTAATATGTGGCTAAGGAATACTTCAAAGTTGTATGACCCGCAATTAGAAGGGAGGGTTAATTTGGATGATAGTTTTGATGCCCTCGGCCCTAGATGTCCACCAACTATAGATGAGGTCGAGCATTCTGCTGCGTTTGAAATTGCTTGCag tGTACCAAACCCAGAGCCTAATGATGATAAATTGACCATAGACGAGTTCTACACCACATTGCTGACACATAAGAATGCTATAGCTTGTCACTCCGTGTATGCTGTTAATATGGAAAGACTTGCTCTGATGTTGAACCATCCCAGTTATTAG
- the mRpL27 gene encoding large ribosomal subunit protein bL27, whose translation MSLNFLLNVNKPSFVLKEFVRNASKKSGGSTKNTNCKVKPKHRGWKVQDGHFVQAGHILATQRTPRFHPGLNVGWGKNGTIFAIEAGRVVVTCEKFEPNWEHTWVQRIYGGRETQTILKKYYNVIPDPQHQRFKLIDEI comes from the exons atgtcgttaaattttttattgaacgtGAATAAGCCTTCATTCGTTTTAAAAG AGTTCGTCCGTAATGCCAGCAAGAAATCTGGAGGTAGTACAAAGAATACCAATTGCAAAGTAAAGCCAAAACACAGAGGATGGAAAGTGCAAGATGGTCATTTTGTTCAAGCTGGACACATACTTGCTACACAAAGGACACCAAGATTCCACCCTGGCttaaat GTTGGTTGGGGCAAAAATGGCACAATATTTGCAATTGAAGCAGGTCGTGTTGTTGTCACTTGTGAGAAATTTGAACCTAACTGGGAGCACACTTGGGTACAAAGGATATATGGAGGCAGGGAAACACAGACCATTCTGAAGAAATACTACAATGTTATACCCGACCCGCAACATCAGAGATTCAAacttattgatgaaatttag